From the Leishmania donovani BPK282A1 complete genome, chromosome 30 genome, one window contains:
- a CDS encoding CYC2-like protein, putative, with amino-acid sequence MPLRACVYRTPAQARLVEVVSGYVQHLMDVQASRCTETALDGHVVPPPNAKYPSHDFFCATHAPAISVKRYTERLVTYMHCSPEAFVFAVAYLRRLVLSGFPVHMRSIHRLLLTAVLVALKCRDDVYYHMSFYAEVGGVTTKDLRIMEIRFLSDLIRFEGEVSLADYHVVMVDIMRVTERRMITNINGKTELCNRCGMSAGAFTTSTPGDLGCLHCKGDAFAQSWTSECELFWGPLNSAFSLPAGEVRKTLSC; translated from the coding sequence ATGCCTTTGCGAGCTTGTGTATACaggacgccggcgcaggcCCGCTTGGTCGAGGTTGTCTCCGGTTATGTCCAGCATCTTATGGATGTGCAGGCATCTAGGTGCACTGAGACCGCCCTTGACGGGCATGTGGTCCCCCCGCCGAACGCAAAGTACCCTTCCCACGACTTCTTTTGTGCGACTCACGCGCCTGCGATCTCGGTGAAGAGGTACACGGAGCGCCTAGTGACGTACATGCACTGCTCGCCCGAAGCATTTGTGTTTGCCGTCGCCTACCTGCGGCGGCTGGTGCTAAGCGGATTCCCGGTGCATATGCGGTCTATCCATCGTCTGCTGTTAACAGCCGTCTTGGTGGCCCTCAAGTGTAGAGACGACGTGTACTACCACATGAGCTTCTACGCTGAGGTTGGTGGCGTTACCACGAAGGACTTGCGCATAATGGAGATTCGGTTTCTCTCCGACCTTATCCGCTTCGAAGGCGAGGTATCTCTAGCAGATTACCATGTCGTCATGGTGGACATCATGCGCGTGACGGAACGGCGCATGATAACGAATATTAACGGCAAGACGGAGTTGTGCAACCGATGCGGCATGTCTGCAGGCGCCTTCACCACCTCGACCCCAGGAGATCTTGGCTGCCTACACTGCAAGGGTGACGCGTTCGCACAATCGTGGACTAGCGAGTGCGAACTGTTTTGGGGGCCGCTAAATTCTGCTTTCTCACTTCCCGCCGGAGAGGTCCGAAAGACACTTTCATGCTAA
- a CDS encoding 40S ribosomal protein S14 has product MSKKQEVKAYGPNVKKGDLVYGVVHIYASFNDTFVHVTDTSGRETYVKVTGGMKVKADRDESSPYAAMMAAQDVVARCKECGINALHVKMRAVGGVRTKSPGPGAQAALRALARAGMKIGRIEDVTPIPTDSTRRKGSRRGRRL; this is encoded by the coding sequence CGTACGGCCCGAACGTGAAGAAGGGCGACCTCGTTTACGGCGTCGTGCACATCTACGCCTCCTTCAATGACACGTTTGTGCACGTGACGGACACGTCCGGCCGCGAAACATACGTGAAGGTCACCGGAGGTATGAAGGTGAAGGCCGATCGAGATGAGTCTTCCCCCTACGCTGCGATGATGGCCGCCCAGGACGTCGTGGCGCGTTGCAAGGAGTGCGGAATCAACGCCCTGCACGTCAAGATGCGCGCCGTCGGTGGTGTGCGCACCAAGTCCCCTGGTCCTGGCGCCCAGGCCGCCCTCCGCGCGCTCGCCCGCGCTGGGATGAAGATTGGCCGCATCGAGGATGTCACCCCGATCCCGACCGACTCCACCCGCCGCAAGGGTTCCCGCCGTGGTCGCCGCCTGTAA
- a CDS encoding ATP synthase, epsilon chain, putative: protein MFRFCGRRLVARTLPLLADYQEMPEAFEFMEHKVVDKDIHSAYENMETLRLTVTRQDEFLFKEAPVKCVTIVGVNGECGVYPGHAYEITQLTPAPLTVEMPDGTVKKYFTSGGFAHINNEGSCDINCVECIPLTELDVDAAEKALAQQQSALNSAHDDKARAVIEIRIGVLESVIQSLKHA from the coding sequence ATGTTCCGCTTCTGTGGTCGTCGCCTGGTGGCGCGTACGCTGCCCCTGCTTGCCGATTACCAAGAGATGCCGGAGGCATTCGAGTTCATGGAGCACAAGGTTGTGGATAAGGATATCCACTCCGCCTACGAGAACATGGAAACGCTGCGCCTCACCGTCACCCGCCAGGACGAGTTCCTCTTCAAGGAGGCGCCGGTGAAGTGCGTCACAATCGTGGGCGTCAACGGCGAGTGCGGTGTGTACCCCGGCCACGCGTACGAAATCACGCAGCTCACCCCCGCGCCACTGACGGTAGAGATGCCAGATGGCACGGTGAAGAAGTACTTTACGAGCGGCGGCTTCGCCCACATCAACAACGAAGGCTCCTGCGATATTAACTGCGTGGAGTGCATCCCGCTCACGGAGCTCGACGTCGATGCCGCGGAGaaggcgctcgcgcagcagcaatcGGCTTTGAATAGCGCCCATGATGACAAGGCGAGGGCGGTAATTGAGATTCGAATCGGCGTGCTCGAGTCGGTCATCCAGAGCCTCAAGCACGCGTAA